The Cyprinus carpio isolate SPL01 chromosome A10, ASM1834038v1, whole genome shotgun sequence nucleotide sequence ATTTGTCATACTGTTATAATGTTGCCGCTGCATGTCTGATTGTTGTCATCAGTCCATATTGTAGTTCAGTTCATATAGAATGTGGAGAAGTGATGCATGTAAATTACGTAcatatgtttattgttatttgtcgtgttgtatttaatattaatgcatttagaaGATTTAGACTGAGGTGAATGTTTATGTCAGTGATTTCAATGTACATGTGTGTTGTCCATCAGACCCATTAGTGAAAGACTTTTTAAATCTTATTGAGTCTTTTAACTTATTACAACATGTTCATGGGTCTACTCATGTACATGGTCATACATTAGACCTTGTAATCTCATTTAATCAGTcgaattttaatgttatattggaCAATGTGGCATTCTCAGACCATAAATCTGTTACATTTGAACTGTCATCAGACTCCCTCTAGAAGTGTAAGGAATATAAATTCCACAACTGTTGACTGTTTTGCAAATCTGTTGTCATGGTTCATGAATTCACTGATTTCTTCGTGTCCCGTGTATTGTTGCTCTGtgcgtgaatgagtgtgtgagtgggcgtgTCTGCTCGTTCGGCTGATCAGCTGCCAGCTGATCTCATTCACTGCACCAGCTGTTGCCAATTCACTCAGACTATAAGGACTCACCGCACTCTCAtctctttgtcagatcgttgtttggatgTCCACAGGTTGTGTCGTTGTGATCCGTTCCAGTGTCTAGTTCCTGTTCTGTGTCCTGTGATGTTCGTCTCGTCTTGTCTGGAAATCCACCATCACCTGTCTTCACCAGCACGCTGACCACGTAGTCCCTGCACCACCAGCCCACCCGAGCTCCATTACTACGTTGTGTTTGTTTCTCTAAATAAAGAACCCTTGCATCATTGCTTCCGCCTCTCGTGTCATGACATCTGTATATTAGAGCCCCATTAACTCCTATGTTGGAGAACCCCCCATTGCATTGGGATGTAGAGAAGcttcttaatgtttttaattccACATGCTCTGATGTTCCCGCTAGAAATACTCCTGTTAGGCCAAAACCCCAGCCCTGGCTCAATGAATCAACTTAAGTCCTTAGGCTGGAGTGCAGGAAGGCGGAGAGAAGGTGGAAAAAGGATGGTCTCCAGGTGTCTTTAGAGATTTTTAAACAGtctctttctatttatcaaagttCTAtcaaagatgagaaaaaaaaaattcttgtctGTTGTAATTGCTCATAATCAGCATAACcctaagattttatttattactattaattatgtGAAGAATTGATAAATCCCGGTTTTATTGAGCTTTTCAATAAACTGATAAATTTCGTTTTTCTAACTTCCGTCCAATTTCTAAGTTGCCATTCTTAGCCAAGGTTCTTGAAAAGTCTGTTTTTAACCAAATTCAGagttttttggaccaaaatgtagcTCTTGAAGTGTTTCAGTCAGGCTTTAAAGCCAATAATAGTACAGAATCTGCACTCTTAagagttttaaatgatttttttagggttagggttagaaatTTAGTGATTCTGGCCATTCTGTTGTCCTTTTGTTATTAGATCTCACTGCAGCCTTTGACACTATAGATCAAAAGGTTTTAATTTCAAGCCTTGAGAATGTGGTAGGCATCCATGGTACTGCTCTAAACTGGTTTAGATCATTTTTGGCAACTAGAAGTTTTTCTGTTAATCTAGGCCAGACTTTTTCTTCATCTGCTCCATTGCCCTGTGGAGTTCCACAGGGATCTATACTTGCTCCAATGTATTTTGCCCTATATATACTACCATTAGGGTCTTTCTTTCGCAAATATGgaatttctttacatttctttCTTCACATCAAATTCAGAATGAAACATTGCAGATTAAATAACCTAAAATGAAGATTGTTATACTCACATAAAGCAATACTATATAGGAAATCCATGATATAAATTGATCATTTATATCATCACCCAATGTAAACTATCCTTGTCCAGCTCTCTATActataaatacagattaaatacaatattaaattacaaataaacaataatattttataaatgatccTTATGACTTTCTGTAAACAATTGTACATGTAGAtgctatgtaaataaaattgACTTCCAATTGATTGACTTCATTTCTCCATTCtgaatttatttacatgttaaattgCTATTTTAGTCTAACATCAGTATTTTTTCAATGTATGAATTCCAGCTTAACCAGCTTTACAGAGTTGGTCATAATGTTTCACAACTCAGCCATGTTTGAAATGTTGCTGAAGCATGATGAAGTGATAAAATTGAAGAAGTGATATAAAGTCTTGAACATTAGAGAAGAAAACAGTTACCGGaataattgtgaatcgaatcatcACAACGTGAGTCATGATTACTTATGTAGagttatttatatgatttttttgtacttttaagtaATGCTAAAATAGCATGTTGCATGTTTGTAAtcataattcagctttgccgatAATAGAAATGCATTGATCATATAATCATTTAGCTATAAAagtttcttatctgacacaacattttaaatatgatttatgattttacaTTGACAAAATGTGATATTAGCAGGATAAACCAGGCACTTCAGCTCCATCACTGCAATGGGGGATTAttatgacattttggaaaatccGATGAGAGTGATTTCTCTGGTCTTCTTCTACCTGACCTTGATCCTCGGTGTTCCTGGAAATGCCTTTGTTGTGTATGTTGCTGGATTGAAGATGAAGAGGACTGTTAATACAGTATGGTTTCTCAATCTATCGATTGCCGACCTCTTCTGCTGCCTTTCCACTCTTTACTATGTGACCGAGAGCGATTTTGATTATTACTGGCCGTACGGATCCACAACGTGCAAGATTTTCCACTTTGTTATGCTCATGAACATGTTTGCCAGCGTTTTCACCTTGAACTTGATTAGTCTGGATCGGTTTACTCAGGTGATCACACCGGTTTGGGCTCAGAATCATCGCAGCCTGTTCATCGCACGACTGTCCTGTGCAGGGGCCTGGATTCTGGCTTTAATTCTCAGTCTGCCTTTTATGATGTTAAGAACGATTgacacagaaaataataaaacatactgcctGCATTATCAACATGATTCaaaccattttgaaatgtataacaGGTTAAGCGTCATcagatttgtgtttggttttttgatTCCTCTCATATGCATCACAACATGCTACGGATTCATCGCACGCAAGTTAGGCAGAAGTCATTTTCACTCTGGACGAGCGTTTCGCATCATGCTGGCTGTAATTGTGGCCTTTTTTCTGTGCTGGCTGCCGTATCACATAGTGGATTTGATAATAATGTACGGAGAGGAATCAAGTTCCTCTGTAGCTTTGGCACTGGATCCACTGGCCGTCTCTTTGGCGTATTTCAACAGCTGTCTGAACCCCATTCTGTATGTTTTCATGGGGCAGGATTTTAAGAGAAACATTAAACTTTCTCTAAgacgtgtttttgaaagaattttctcTGAGGAGGGAACACAAATGACACAAACCACCCAGTCACAGCAAACCCACTCACTGTAGTGAAGATATGATCTCATTCAGTTTTCTGATCGAATTGTAAAactatttcattatttcttttcaAAAGTCATCAAGTCAAACTCAGCAAGTCATCTAACTTGTATTcatgattccttttttttttttttaaatatatattttttgtgttttgtgatgaTCTGTTCCCATAGTTTAACAACAGCATTTTGGAATACTatgcattattgtttttattattattattattggttgtaATCATCTTGGAAAAAGCATGTAATATTTCACTAATAGTGGCATGTGGTTTCTATGCAGAAgttatgaagaaaaataaaaaaaaataatatacataaattaaatgttgcatttttgagtataacaaaaacattttattttacttatacaTATTACAGTGATTGTCATTTTATAATTGCGCTGTTATTTTTTCACTGTTGTGTTAGGCAGTTATCATATGATAACTTAAAGCAAAGTGCATGATGTACAAacagtgttttataaataaaatgcaaaatagaacaGTTTAAATTGATCACTTTTGTAAagttcattaaacatttaaaacacttatttgcatttttacttttgaatAAAGATTGTTCCTAATCAGTGCTAATAGTTTTTTTCACCCAGTAGTTTCATTGTGCTAACAGAAGTTTTCTCTAGGACAAGTAGCTAAAGCATAATGTTTTCAATgctaaacatcttttaaaaacattaaatgctgcaaaagcaaaagcaaaaaataatcagTTAAATCTTCAGACACACATTTGCTGACAATTACTAAGAAAACTGACCGCCTTTAACTACTTCCTCTTTTTCATCATGAAATACTGTAGGCTACTCAAGTAATATATTGTTACCAGCAGAAGCTGGAGCATTGCATaaggtcgtgggttcaattcccaggggacacacatactgataaaaaaaaaaatgtatatcctgaatgcTCTGTAAgtcgcttttattcaaagcgtctgctaaatgcgtaaatgtaaaatCCTCATGCAAATGCATCTTTACACAATCGGCCTGTGCACATAACcaacacatgtactgtatatgtttaagCCAACACATCACGATTGCGCtcacagcaacagcaacaaattAGCGGCAGACACTTCATCACAAACAGgcagtgtttataataaataatattattattggcaCAGCGGCCTAGTAAATGTCCTCAGTTATGTTATTTGTGGCTTTGATCACGACGTGAATAATAGCTAGTTAGTTTATCACCGTATACCTCTGGCAGAGAGTAAGAGAGAGcacactcttatcaaaacatctacaataaagtctgaaattattacaaagtgtactgtcttctcttttaattgtatatttgtaacaactggatgaTTTGTagtaaaggggtcctattatgctttttcacattttcaactttagttagtctgtaatgttgctgtttgagcataaaaaaggtCTGCAAAGtttcaaagctcaaagtccacttcaaaaggagatattttattgaacagaaattacttttcaaaaactacaacgaacgacttgtttggactacaatgcatattttccgggatttgtgatatcacaaagatcgatgaatgggacgagacctggatgagctgcactagagagatggcaacgagtgttatcactatgtgtTCCCaagcagacgagcttagagtggttacaatcatgcgagaacaactggctggatgtacattatcccttacttaaaagtgtctaatgtgagtttgaatattattttgcatgatcTTTACAGCtgtagtgaaagcaacaatagttccctttcagtcggtcactctcaatgtCACGTCAGTGACCGATGAATtagggatatcgcttcgatataccaatctacttcaagtgtaaactaaacgagccaatgcacattggcatgcaattattgcatccagctgccgctgatcacagcgtgagtataagaaggcagcaggtgcaatgcataccagctttttgttTCGGAGCCGAGTgacagtatcgttctgctcaactgtggctgctgtgaactacgagttcagcacacTCTTGGAAGCTTCCTGTGTTGGCGAGACACACTTCAGCAGCGGTCGTTCCAGTGTCGAGTGgtttgcgcacttcaggctgcactaccccctgtcgtgttgcgaGCGGCCATCTCCCCAGTGCGCCTAAGCACTAatagagcatttcctaaagagcgatcgtccttataaggatgccgtttcacccgtgcagCGTTTCTGGATGCGGCCGTTTCCTGGCAACAGGTGATGGTCACAATCGCTGAGTCACGTGTTTGGTCatcaagcatgctgaggtggccttcgtggatgcgtcatgttcccactgctggaagatgaccatcttggagctgcgaaccaggctccgctaccttcaggggggcggagtcccgttgcctgTGCTGACCATCTTGGAGCTGCGAACcagacagacgagaaccacttccagcagtagtgCGGGGagtttgagggttacagtggtggcaaaccctgcagggaaccaaccctGTGGGGACCATCAatcctcttgcacctccgatccgGTGAAGCAACTCACAGAacgtgctgggccctcttcaaagagcgtaccagcggtatccagtgggcctctcCCCGACCAGATGttgatctcagcatcggagggagagctgtccgatgaagattcGGCTGTGCTGCAGCCCTCCGGGAtagtggcaaagcctgaatcggatccgtAGAGggcagctatgctttcccaggccaccgagagggtagggctcgagtggaaaacCTCCACCccgtatataatataatataatataatataatataatataatataatataatataatataatatagccccgcaccagtgcctttcttcctggaagtgcatgatgagctcaccaggttgtggatggcacctttttactgccagaaactggctggtgggctcctcccTCACCAAACTCAATGGCAGTGCAGTGAAGGGGTATTCAGCGATCCTGCAGGTGGAGTGGGgtgtagcgatgcaattgtgttcTCAATCCTGAGTTGATGTTGTTGTGGCGTAGTGGTTTTTGGTGATCCCGCCGGTGGAGCAGGTGGTAGCAATGCAATTCCACTATGCGGCTTgtggggaagctgcttccgccttacatgtaatgcgttactgcaggtgcaccaggccaaggtaCTGAAGGATCTGCACTAGGTGGTCACGAcccggaagttctgaaagaacacaaaataaacactcCGAGTGACAAAGGTCACCGCgaattctctgggtcgtgcgatgtccacgtcGTTGTCCAGGaatgccatctctggctgtgtctggcagacATAAGGGATACCAACAAGGTTCGGTTCCtcatgcccctgtgtcccagaccgccTCTTCAGCGATGCGGTCAAGAGCTTTGCCCAGAAGTTTCTTGGCTtcccagaagcagactgaggcgatccgacacatcctgccccggcagGCAGCTGCTGACCTCCACCCGTCCCTGGCTagagcgccccagcctgctcatcGCCGCAGCTGGCAAAGCAGAGTTGTGGAGCCTATTGCTGCGCACCATGACCCAGTGAATGGGAAGTCtctaggtaagcatgacctcgtcatcaggttccttaaaAGGGCCAGGAGGttaatccttcccggcccccctcgataccctcttgggacctgactctggtgctaaaatcactacaggagggcccattcgagcctttgcattcagttgagctaaagtttctttaattgaaaactctgctcctgcttgcactgggcTCCATCAAGaggattcgtgcctagagtttgggccggcagactcccaggtaatcctgaggccccggcccagctacgtgcccaaggttcccactacacccttcaaagaccaagtggtgaacctgcaagcgctgcccctggaggaggcagacccagccctggctttgct carries:
- the LOC109097518 gene encoding C3a anaphylatoxin chemotactic receptor-like; amino-acid sequence: MGDYYDILENPMRVISLVFFYLTLILGVPGNAFVVYVAGLKMKRTVNTVWFLNLSIADLFCCLSTLYYVTESDFDYYWPYGSTTCKIFHFVMLMNMFASVFTLNLISLDRFTQVITPVWAQNHRSLFIARLSCAGAWILALILSLPFMMLRTIDTENNKTYCLHYQHDSNHFEMYNRLSVIRFVFGFLIPLICITTCYGFIARKLGRSHFHSGRAFRIMLAVIVAFFLCWLPYHIVDLIIMYGEESSSSVALALDPLAVSLAYFNSCLNPILYVFMGQDFKRNIKLSLRRVFERIFSEEGTQMTQTTQSQQTHSL